In Quercus lobata isolate SW786 chromosome 12, ValleyOak3.0 Primary Assembly, whole genome shotgun sequence, a genomic segment contains:
- the LOC115970228 gene encoding uncharacterized protein LOC115970228, producing the protein MICQGKISHASGNKGHKSSENADLLAFWSPFLLLHLGGPDPISAFALEDNELWLWHLFSLLVQVIVTGYVFLLTLHENKLLVLTLLMFVAGIIKYFERTRALFLASLDRFRESMLKAPDAGPNYAKLMEEYSSKKEAGLPTRIEMTPEPGKDSKLAIAGKEEQLEELDVVKYAYKYFDIFKGLIVELIFSFRERNESRVFFQRINEEDTLKIIDLELNFIYEALYTKVVVMHNEIGYAFRAVSVGSVVAAFVIFAHLNKICFTKFDI; encoded by the coding sequence ATGATCTGTCAAGGGAAAATCTCTCATGCCAGTGGTAATAAGGGACACAAGTCCTCTGAGAATGCTGATCTTCTGGCATTTTGGTCTCCCTTCCTTTTGCTACACCTGGGTGGACCAGACCCCATAAGTGCATTTGCCCTTGAGGATAATGAGCTCTGGCTTTGGCACCTGTTCAGCCTACTGGTCCAAGTTATTGTGACTGGTTACGTGTTCTTGCTCACACTTCATGAAAACAAGCTATTGGTCCTAACATTGCTCATGTTTGTGGCAGGAATAATCAAATATTTTGAGAGGACACGCGCATTGTTTCTTGCAAGCTTGGATAGGTTCCGAGAATCCATGCTCAAAGCACCTGATGCGGGGCCCAACTACGCAAAGCTCATGGAGGAATACTCTTCGAAGAAGGAAGCAGGACTGCCAACAAGAATAGAAATGACACCAGAGCCTGGGAAAGACTCAAAGCTTGCAATTGCTGGGAAGGAAGAACAGCTAGAGGAACTTGATGTGGTGAAGTATGCTTACAAGTACTTCGACATATTCAAGGGACTCATCGTTGAGCTTATCTTCAGCTTCCGTGAGCGCAATGAAAGCCGAGTGTTTTTCCAAAGAATAAACGAAGAAGACACGCTTAAAATAATAGATTTAGAACTCAACTTCATCTATGAAGCTCTCTATACCAAGGTGGTTGTGATGCATAACGAAATTGGATATGCATTCCGAGCTGTATCCGTTGGTTCAGTTGTGGCGGCCTTTGTAATCTTCGCTCACTTGAACAAGATTTGTTTCACGAAGTTTGATAtatga